The genome window AGTTCGGCTTCAAGTGGAAGAGGAAGCTGGGGATCCGCTGGCCCTACCGCCTCATCGAGGCCATAACCCTGGGATATCCCGTGGGAGAACCGGACGGCATGGTGGAGCGGGAGCTGCACGAGATCGACTGGTGGGAGAACGGCGCCAAGAGGACGGTTTTCTGAGGGGGGATGCGACATGGCTCACCTGACCTTGAAGGAGATGCTCGTCATACCCACCTACGACAACCCGGAGCAGTGCCGCGTGGGGCGGGTGGTCGTCGACGAGGAGAAGTGCAACGGTTGCGGCAACTGCGTCCTCATCTGCCCCGGCGCCTGCCTCTACCTGGCGGACACGGGCAAGGGGAAGAAGGCGCGCATGGTGGAGAAGACGGTGCCCGACTGCATGTCCTGCAACGACTGCGCGGCCATCTGCAAGCGCGGGGCCGTCAGTGCGGCCTACGGCTACGATTTCGGCTACTTCTACAAGGCGCTGCATCGCGGGGACATGGTCCCCCCGAGGAACTTCTGAGCGGTTTCCGCCGGGGAAGGCGGAGGAAGCGCGGCACGGGAACGGTCCCGCATGATGCCGGGGCCCGCGCGGGTTTGGGCTTCCCGCTTCCCGGCGCGTCACGATGCCGCCTGGCGTTTATTGCCGGGTACGCAGGCCCTTCCCGCAGGCGGTATCCGTCGGAAACGCCGCATCCGCGCCGGCTCGAGGCGGGGAAGAGGTTCTTGGAGGAGGGAGGAGAGATGGAAGAGGAACGTCC of Actinomycetota bacterium contains these proteins:
- a CDS encoding 4Fe-4S dicluster domain-containing protein, translating into MAHLTLKEMLVIPTYDNPEQCRVGRVVVDEEKCNGCGNCVLICPGACLYLADTGKGKKARMVEKTVPDCMSCNDCAAICKRGAVSAAYGYDFGYFYKALHRGDMVPPRNF